From the genome of Mixophyes fleayi isolate aMixFle1 chromosome 2, aMixFle1.hap1, whole genome shotgun sequence, one region includes:
- the LOC142140708 gene encoding uncharacterized protein LOC142140708, whose amino-acid sequence MHQCSECQRCFPNLSDLITHQEAHSANNLFSCSICGVRFCSKLTLAKHQQFHKLFHCFYCGKTFNKRSRLLSHKRTHTGERPFQCPECGRCFAERCALVSHHRIHTGETPFKCMECDKRFVHRASLVIHQRIHTGERPYQCPECGRCFSGRSAFVMHQRLHTGEKPFNCTECNKCFVQRSSLVRHQRVHTGERPFVCLHCGRCFSDGSNLIHHQKTHTGGKCSR is encoded by the coding sequence ATGCATCAGTGCTCGGAGTGTCAGAGATGTTTTCCTAATCTTTCAGATCTCATCACCCATCAGGAAGCTCATAGCGCCAATAATCTATTTTCATGCTCTATTTGTGGAGTCCGTTTTTGTTCCAAATTGACTCTTGCCAAACACCAGCAATTTCACAAATTGTTTCATTGCTTTTATTGTGGAAAGACTTTTAATAAGAGGTCACGTCTTCTATCACATAAAAGAACTCACACCGGGGAGAGGCCATTTCAATGCCCGGAGTGTGGGAGATGTTTTGCAGAAAGATGTGCCCTTGTTTCGCACCACCGGATACACACTGGTGAGACACCTTTCAAGTGTATGGAATGTGACAAGCGCTTCGTCCACAGAGCCAGTCTTGTGATACATCAGCGCATTCACACTGGGGAGAGACCATATCAATGCCCTGAGTGTGGGAGATGTTTTTCGGGTAGGTCTGCCTTTGTTATGCATCAGCGGTTACACACTGGCGAGAAACCCTTCAACTGTACGGAATGTAACAAGTGTTTCGTCCAGAGATCCAGCCTAGTGAGGCATCAGCGCGTTCACACCGGAGAGAGACCATTTGTGTGTCTTCACTGCGGCCGCTGCTTTTCTGATGGCTCAAACCTTATTCatcatcagaaaactcacactgGAGGAAAATGTTCTAGGTGA